In one window of Penaeus monodon isolate SGIC_2016 chromosome 36, NSTDA_Pmon_1, whole genome shotgun sequence DNA:
- the LOC119595731 gene encoding uncharacterized protein LOC119595731, translating to MPPYKPVHSLKAFAKDKVMYNVCAVILDEIFFTEEENWDIFGPPRLSTRLSIVRDILASSLTPTLLEDLLNTILSKDEAVEATVRYLALQLLLVEGVRNLMIGNFPESYYEWVLEATGLNGAGIQTLDLRGVWIREEHRYFLIKALRKLQDVRKLTLRYNCDDEMLATLGKYCLKLQKLDISGSARITVDGLKQLCENPSRTHDTHLTQTLQIVDLGGPGSQNLSVDLACYLLRTLPHLVSLGSYEHTGAALEILHKNCPEKQFGLKYLHDVITTSGRHFAICKACPDIQAIYLDSPKDIAIHFLDMLNNLSEVKMHKVRWSDVLVMLKKMGSRIRSLFLLTVFGQVDMIELGSLCPNMIRLEIHNVSLSCSDTTHRSAFHSIKELFIYNSQISTTCVKLIMNQCLNVEHLTLGDCAQLTDPAIILSMRDHSLRHVKEIWFGVAQNLTMRTIEALIEHCPLLTSLGNLAAWSVHPDDINLLRVQCMVTNVDLALHEYGPDEEEQWIPIEAI from the coding sequence ATGCCTCCGTATAAACCAGTGCATAGCCTCAAGGCCTTTGCAAAAGACAAGGTCATGTACAACGTTTGCGCGGTGATCCTCGACGAAATCTTCTTCACCGAAGAGGAGAATTGGGACATCTTCGGCCCTCCGAGGCTGTCCACGAGGCTAAGCATCGTGCGGGACATCCTCGCgagctccctcacccccaccctcctcgaAGACCTTCTGAACACCATCCTCTCCAAGGACGAGGCAGTGGAGGCCACGGTCCGCTACCTCGCCCTCCAGCTACTCCTCGTAGAAGGAGTTCGTAATCTGATGATTGGCAACTTCCCGGAGTCCTATTACGAGTGGGTACTGGAGGCGACCGGGTTGAACGGGGCGGGTATCCAGACTCTCGACCTTCGCGGCGTGTGGATACGGGAGGAACACAGGTACTTCCTCATCAAGGCTCTGCGGAAGCTCCAGGATGTCAGGAAGCTCACTCTGCGCTACAACTGTGACGACGAGATGCTGGCGACCCTCGGGAAGTACTGTCTCAAGCTCCAGAAACTCGACATCTCTGGCTCTGCGAGAATCACTGTAGATGGACTGAAACAGCTCTGCGAGAACCCGTCTCGTACTCACGATACACATCTCACGCAGACATTGCAGATAGTCGATCTGGGGGGCCCCGGGTCACAGAATCTTAGTGTTGACCTTGCTTGCTACCTCTTGAGAACCTTACCTCACTTAGTAAGCCTTGGCTCCTATGAGCACACAGGGGCTGCACTCGAGATCCTACATAAGAATTGTCCAGAGAAACAATTTGGTTTGAAGTACTTGCATGACGTCATTACAACTAGTGGTCGACATTTTGCTATCTGTAAAGCATGTCCAGATATACAAGCCATATATCTGGACAGTCCGAAAGACATAGCCATCCATTTCCTTGATATGTTGAACAATCTTTCAGAAGTCAAAATGCATAAAGTTAGATGGAGTGACGTCCTGGTTATGCTGAAGAAAATGGGTTCAAGAATACGcagtttatttttattgacaGTTTTTGGACAAGTTGATATGATTGAGTTAGGAAGCCTGTGCCCCAACATGATTCGTTTGGAGATCCACAACGTTTCGCTTTCATGCTCCGACACCACACACAGAAGTGCTTTCCACAGTATTAAAGAACTATTCATATACAACAGTCAGATAAGTACCACATGCGTCAAACTTATCATGAACCAGTGCTTGAACGTGGAGCACCTAACACTTGGAGACTGCGCCCAGCTCACAGACCCAGCAATCATCCTTAGCATGAGGGACCATTCATTGCGTCACGTCAAAGAAATCTGGTTTGGTGTTGCCCAGAACCTGACTATGCGCACCATTGAAGCCCTGATAGAACACTGTCCTCTGCTTACGAGTTTGGGTAACTTAGCTGCCTGGAGTGTTCACCCGGATGACATTAACCTTTTAAGAGTCCAGTGTATGGTGACCAATGTTGATTTAGCATTACATGAGTATGGCCCTGATGAAGAAGAGCAATGGATACCCATTGAGGCTATTTGA